One segment of Leptodactylus fuscus isolate aLepFus1 chromosome 7, aLepFus1.hap2, whole genome shotgun sequence DNA contains the following:
- the LOC142214434 gene encoding interferon-induced transmembrane protein 1-like — protein sequence MEKGHFERELNAPPPYDSQPYKPLKEEVEFRECQREGQSIQSTVVTIMPEVPPVRDHIIWSFFNTMFLNFCCLGFLAFVYSIKSRDRKLHGNRSAALSYGSTARSLNIATTLLSVLTLIGIIIFAMFSPHRY from the exons ATGGAGAAAGGTCATTTTGAACGGGAACTTAACGCTCCCCCTCCATATGATTCCCAACCCTATAAACCCCTAAAGGAAGAAGTGGAGTTTCGGGAATGCCAACGTGAAGGCCAGTCCATACAATCCACTGTGGTGACCATCATGCCTGAGGTTCCTCCTGTCCGGGATCATATTATCTGGTCTTTTTTCAACACCATGTTCTTGAATTTCTGCTGCCTGGGATTCCTTGCCTTTGTGTACTCCATCAAG tccaGAGACCGAAAATTGCATGGGAATAGGAGTGCTGCCCTCAGCTACGGTTCCACCGCCCGGTCTCTGAACATTGCCACCACCCTGCTGTCCGTCCTGACTCTTATCGGGATCATCATCTTTGCTATGTTTTCCCCACatcgttattag